Proteins encoded within one genomic window of Edaphobacter lichenicola:
- a CDS encoding VOC family protein, translating to MARVTGIGGIFLRARDPKTLSAWYAKHLGITLSDYGGATFLWTDEIPATTGSTTWSLFPEDTPYFGKGTDKGPQQAMVNYRVDNLDELLTQLAAENIPIDPHREDADYGRFAWITDPEGNRIELWQPLAEKEAEKNEEPPA from the coding sequence ATGGCTCGAGTCACCGGCATCGGCGGCATCTTCCTTCGCGCCCGCGATCCCAAAACCCTCTCCGCCTGGTACGCCAAACACCTCGGCATAACCCTCTCCGACTACGGCGGCGCCACCTTTCTTTGGACAGACGAGATTCCGGCCACCACCGGCAGCACCACATGGTCGCTCTTCCCCGAAGACACTCCGTACTTCGGCAAGGGCACCGACAAGGGCCCTCAACAAGCCATGGTCAACTACCGCGTCGACAATCTGGACGAGCTCCTCACCCAACTCGCCGCAGAAAACATCCCCATCGACCCCCACCGCGAGGACGCCGACTACGGCCGCTTCGCCTGGATCACCGACCCCGAAGGCAACCGCATCGAACTCTGGCAACCCCTCGCCGAAAAGGAAGCCGAAAAGAATGAAGAGCCTCCCGCATAA
- a CDS encoding S53 family peptidase — MKLRSLCTQFLCLSAMGISLLSSGQAQTGTSARSTVTAPVSDSKMITLAGNVRPEANALNDRGAVDGAMRLDHMLLQLKRPAEREAALTAKIESMHRPGSPDFHQWLTAEELGADYGPSAKDIAEVTGWLKSHGFEVNEVSKSGMVVDFSGSAAQVNSAFRTEMHTLKVRGESHIANMQNPQIPAALAEVVVGVSSLSDFRPKPANKGISAARIDGASKGIVARAAKPEGASPDFTTNAGFQAVVPDDLHTIYNFGPVYGRGVTGKGETVVVIENTNVYSTADWVTFRSTFGLSKYTKGSFRQVHPGGCKNPGVLIGNDGEAILDAEYASAAAPNAAIVLASCADTQTTFGGLLAINALINLPLPPPVISISYGECEAGLGAAGNATYSTAYQQASAEGVSVFVSSGDEGAASCDANQPAAQFGIAVSGFASTQYNVAVGGTDFGDTYAGTVSTYWSAKNNATFGSAKSYIPEIPWNDSCASTLITNTVGYNVPFGKNGFCNSAEGEAFFLTTASGSGGPSNCAYGNTSPLNGTAADSGTCKGYKKPNYQRSLFGNPADGVRDLPDVSLFAANGVWGHYYVFCYSQPAPGAGGAPCTGDPSNWSGAGGTSFAAPIVAGIQALVDQSTGTPQGNPNYVYYALARQEFGGAGNNSCSATLGNGVDSTCTFYDVTLGDMDVNCLGKFNCYTPSGTNGVLSVSSKAYEKAYNSNAGWDFATGIGTLNVNNLIKNWDKAFQ; from the coding sequence ATGAAACTACGTTCTCTTTGTACGCAATTTCTCTGTCTTTCGGCGATGGGAATCTCCCTGTTGTCTTCGGGGCAGGCTCAGACTGGAACCTCGGCCAGGTCAACGGTGACGGCACCGGTGTCGGACAGCAAGATGATCACGCTGGCCGGCAATGTACGCCCGGAGGCGAATGCGCTGAATGACCGGGGCGCGGTGGATGGCGCAATGCGGCTGGACCATATGCTGCTGCAACTGAAGCGGCCGGCGGAGCGCGAGGCGGCGCTGACGGCCAAGATCGAGTCGATGCACAGGCCGGGCAGCCCGGACTTTCATCAGTGGCTGACGGCCGAAGAGCTTGGAGCCGACTATGGTCCGAGCGCGAAGGACATCGCAGAGGTGACGGGATGGCTCAAGAGCCATGGATTTGAGGTCAACGAAGTTTCGAAGAGCGGGATGGTGGTCGATTTTTCGGGAAGTGCGGCGCAGGTGAATAGCGCGTTTCGCACGGAGATGCACACGTTGAAGGTGCGTGGTGAATCGCATATTGCCAACATGCAGAATCCGCAGATTCCTGCGGCGCTGGCGGAGGTGGTGGTGGGCGTGAGCTCGTTGAGCGACTTCCGTCCGAAGCCTGCGAATAAGGGCATCAGCGCGGCGCGTATCGATGGTGCCTCCAAGGGAATCGTCGCCAGGGCTGCGAAGCCTGAGGGGGCGAGTCCTGACTTTACGACGAACGCGGGTTTTCAAGCGGTGGTGCCGGACGATCTGCACACGATCTATAACTTTGGGCCGGTCTACGGCAGAGGCGTTACCGGCAAGGGCGAGACGGTGGTGGTGATTGAAAACACTAACGTCTACTCGACGGCGGACTGGGTTACGTTCCGGAGCACGTTCGGGCTGTCGAAGTACACGAAGGGCAGCTTCCGGCAGGTTCATCCGGGTGGCTGCAAGAACCCCGGCGTGCTGATTGGAAATGACGGCGAGGCGATTCTCGATGCTGAGTATGCGAGCGCCGCGGCTCCAAACGCTGCGATCGTTCTGGCCTCGTGCGCCGATACGCAGACGACGTTTGGCGGATTGCTGGCGATCAACGCTCTGATCAATCTGCCGTTGCCTCCGCCGGTTATCAGCATCAGCTATGGCGAGTGCGAGGCTGGGCTGGGAGCGGCGGGCAATGCGACCTACAGCACGGCTTACCAGCAGGCCTCGGCGGAGGGGGTTTCGGTGTTTGTGTCCTCGGGTGACGAGGGTGCGGCAAGCTGCGATGCGAATCAGCCTGCGGCGCAGTTCGGTATTGCGGTGAGCGGATTCGCTTCGACGCAGTACAACGTGGCGGTGGGCGGAACGGACTTTGGCGACACGTACGCCGGGACCGTCTCCACCTATTGGAGCGCGAAGAACAATGCAACCTTCGGCTCAGCGAAGTCGTACATTCCTGAGATTCCGTGGAATGACTCCTGCGCGAGCACGCTGATCACGAACACGGTTGGATACAACGTCCCTTTTGGCAAGAATGGCTTCTGCAACTCGGCTGAGGGTGAGGCGTTCTTTCTGACTACGGCGAGCGGAAGCGGCGGACCGAGCAACTGTGCGTACGGCAATACGTCGCCTCTGAACGGCACGGCGGCAGACAGCGGGACGTGCAAGGGCTACAAGAAGCCGAACTATCAGCGCAGCCTGTTCGGCAATCCTGCGGACGGAGTGCGGGACCTTCCGGATGTGTCGCTGTTCGCGGCGAATGGCGTTTGGGGACACTACTATGTGTTCTGCTACAGCCAGCCAGCGCCGGGTGCGGGCGGTGCTCCGTGCACGGGCGATCCGTCGAACTGGTCGGGCGCGGGCGGTACGTCGTTTGCGGCGCCGATTGTGGCGGGTATCCAGGCGCTGGTCGATCAGTCGACCGGAACGCCGCAGGGTAATCCGAACTATGTTTACTATGCGCTGGCCAGGCAGGAGTTTGGCGGCGCGGGGAACAACTCCTGCAGCGCGACGCTGGGCAACGGAGTGGACAGCACGTGCACGTTCTACGATGTGACTCTGGGCGATATGGACGTGAACTGCCTGGGCAAGTTCAACTGCTATACGCCTTCGGGAACGAACGGTGTTCTCTCGGTTTCAAGCAAGGCCTATGAGAAGGCCTATAACAGCAATGCGGGATGGGACTTTGCGACTGGGATTGGGACGCTGAATGTGAACAATTTGATTAAGAATTGGGATAAGGCGTTCCAGTAG
- a CDS encoding anti-sigma factor family protein gives MADFNQFGSVKPGAPGDPQHCAQCEAMFADALDGTLSAADQATFDTHMIGCPSCAGLLADAQRGATWMEMLKSPRPEPPVSLFESILAQTSGKTALGPAKEDQPPIVLGRTDYLRTPNTLPGHSSLLPSAGGTLATSPFTSAKVLPFRTRVTYGLRSLGQTMLQPRLAMTAAMAFFSIALTMNLTGIHLSQLHASDLKPSSIMRSCYEAKAKVVRYSDNLRVVYELESRVRDLQQRSSDDNGSTGSSGSSTSSTPVNQNDSTQPGSKPAGAQPDNQKPGDKNDQKQNSPKPNPGSSRRETPGGNVQLVASVSTRAPLPFQSQDFIVFTPSLIKSEGGLV, from the coding sequence GTGGCAGACTTCAACCAATTCGGCAGCGTCAAACCAGGCGCACCCGGAGATCCTCAGCACTGCGCGCAGTGCGAGGCCATGTTCGCCGATGCCCTCGACGGTACCCTCTCCGCCGCAGATCAGGCCACCTTCGACACCCACATGATCGGCTGCCCCAGCTGCGCCGGCCTGCTCGCCGACGCCCAGCGCGGAGCCACCTGGATGGAGATGCTCAAATCTCCCCGCCCCGAGCCCCCCGTCTCCCTCTTTGAGAGCATCCTCGCCCAGACCAGCGGCAAGACCGCCCTCGGTCCCGCCAAAGAAGACCAGCCCCCTATCGTCCTCGGCCGAACCGACTACCTACGCACGCCGAATACCCTCCCCGGCCATTCGTCCCTGCTTCCCTCCGCCGGAGGAACCCTCGCAACCAGTCCCTTTACCTCTGCCAAGGTCCTTCCCTTCCGCACTCGGGTCACCTACGGGCTTCGTTCCCTGGGCCAGACCATGCTGCAGCCGCGCCTCGCCATGACTGCTGCCATGGCCTTCTTCTCCATCGCCCTTACCATGAACCTCACCGGCATCCACCTCAGTCAGCTTCACGCCAGCGACCTCAAACCCTCCAGCATCATGCGCAGCTGCTACGAGGCCAAGGCCAAGGTAGTCCGCTACTCCGACAACCTGCGCGTGGTCTACGAGCTTGAGTCCCGCGTCCGCGACCTGCAGCAGCGCTCCTCCGACGATAACGGCTCAACCGGATCGTCTGGATCATCGACCAGCAGCACCCCCGTCAACCAGAACGACTCCACCCAGCCGGGCAGCAAGCCAGCTGGCGCCCAGCCGGATAATCAGAAGCCCGGCGACAAGAACGACCAGAAGCAGAACAGCCCCAAACCCAACCCTGGCTCCAGCCGCCGCGAAACCCCAGGCGGAAACGTTCAGCTAGTAGCATCTGTCAGCACCCGGGCCCCTCTCCCCTTCCAGTCTCAAGATTTTATTGTCTTTACTCCCAGTCTCATTAAGTCGGAAGGGGGATTGGTATGA
- a CDS encoding thymidine kinase encodes MTRPIPGRIETIVGPMFSGKSEELIRRLKRARIARQRVACYKPDIDLRYHRTSIASHSSQTHEACTVTNVEHLKAALFPQLDDIDVIGIDEAQFFDDTILPLTVELVHLGKRIILAGLDTTFNAEPFGPIPALMAIADEVTKLSAVCMVCGAPAIHTQRLGQSQELVLVGAAGLYEARCRTHFEPFLDDQHSEQLELPTVATIL; translated from the coding sequence ATGACCCGCCCCATCCCCGGCAGAATCGAAACCATCGTAGGCCCCATGTTCTCCGGCAAATCCGAGGAGCTCATCCGACGCCTCAAACGCGCCCGCATCGCCCGCCAGCGCGTCGCCTGCTACAAGCCCGACATCGACCTCCGCTACCACCGCACCTCCATCGCCAGCCACAGCTCCCAGACCCACGAAGCCTGCACCGTCACCAACGTAGAGCACCTAAAAGCCGCGCTATTCCCTCAGTTAGACGACATCGACGTCATCGGCATCGACGAGGCTCAGTTCTTCGACGACACCATCCTCCCCCTCACCGTAGAGCTCGTCCACCTCGGCAAACGCATCATCCTCGCCGGCCTCGACACCACCTTCAACGCCGAGCCCTTCGGCCCCATTCCCGCCCTCATGGCCATCGCCGACGAGGTCACCAAGCTCTCTGCCGTCTGCATGGTCTGCGGCGCCCCCGCCATCCACACCCAGCGCCTCGGCCAAAGCCAGGAGCTCGTCCTCGTAGGCGCCGCAGGCCTCTACGAAGCCCGCTGCCGCACCCACTTCGAGCCCTTTCTCGACGACCAACACTCCGAACAACTCGAACTCCCCACCGTCGCAACGATCCTCTAA
- a CDS encoding superoxide dismutase family protein → MRNILAAVTLSLLVVPVLVVPASAKPKPKNVVIVPIKTGTGEDAGTATFSPSKKGVRIKLDLKNLPVGEHGVHIHAKALCDAPDFKTAGGHFNPENKQHGFQNPMGHHAGDLPSNVTIGEGHLGQATFNVNYLSMDPTAANSILANGGTSIVIHEKADDMKTDPSGNSGNRIACGVISAPTP, encoded by the coding sequence ATGCGCAACATCCTCGCCGCCGTCACCCTTAGCCTTCTCGTTGTCCCCGTCCTCGTTGTTCCCGCTTCCGCCAAGCCCAAGCCAAAGAACGTCGTCATCGTTCCCATTAAGACCGGCACCGGCGAAGATGCAGGAACCGCCACCTTCAGCCCCTCGAAGAAGGGCGTTCGCATCAAGCTCGACCTCAAGAACCTCCCCGTAGGCGAGCATGGCGTCCATATCCACGCCAAAGCCCTCTGCGACGCACCCGACTTCAAAACCGCAGGCGGCCACTTCAACCCCGAAAACAAACAGCACGGCTTCCAGAACCCCATGGGCCACCATGCCGGCGACCTGCCAAGCAACGTCACCATCGGCGAAGGCCATCTCGGCCAGGCCACCTTCAACGTGAACTACCTCTCGATGGACCCCACCGCAGCGAACAGCATCCTCGCCAACGGAGGAACCTCCATCGTCATCCACGAGAAAGCCGACGACATGAAGACCGACCCCTCCGGAAACTCCGGCAACCGGATCGCCTGCGGCGTCATCTCCGCTCCAACCCCCTAA
- a CDS encoding VOC family protein, translated as MQRNPNSLDNQEQPVTPAPNIQQVVPFLWVANLEASLRFYVNGLGFEKTKEWIDDGKLRWCWLQLEGAALMLQEYRPDKRPSGKPGEGVSLCFQCNDALAIYQAALARGLKPQRPFVGNAMWVTILPDPDGYKLDFESPTDAPEESLYADAD; from the coding sequence ATGCAAAGAAATCCGAACTCTCTCGACAATCAGGAGCAACCCGTGACTCCCGCCCCCAACATCCAGCAGGTCGTTCCCTTCCTCTGGGTCGCGAACCTCGAAGCCTCCCTCCGCTTCTACGTCAACGGCCTCGGCTTCGAAAAAACAAAAGAGTGGATCGACGACGGCAAGCTCCGTTGGTGCTGGCTTCAACTCGAAGGCGCAGCCCTCATGCTCCAGGAGTACCGCCCCGACAAGCGCCCATCCGGCAAACCAGGTGAAGGAGTCTCCCTCTGCTTCCAATGCAACGACGCCCTCGCCATCTATCAAGCAGCGCTCGCACGCGGACTCAAACCCCAGCGCCCCTTCGTAGGCAACGCCATGTGGGTCACCATCCTCCCGGACCCCGACGGTTACAAATTAGACTTCGAGAGCCCCACCGACGCCCCAGAAGAATCCCTCTACGCCGACGCAGACTAG
- a CDS encoding RNA polymerase sigma factor — translation MGVLHMAIPTVSRHTALKSPARRLPRVPAQHVATPDILQVQQQINPSPAPRGTLLPPTKSFEAKLERTPQQDAAQEAAQEALAKLVRQCMAGDSQSWQQLVASQHRRIYAICYRFTGSGTDAEDLTQEVFLKLYKNLASFDTQKGSFQTWITTLARNLLVDHFRRTRLERASESLDATFDGEEDSPTMADRLADPRPSQEHHVAGLELKVRVQSALKQLSPELREAVILRDLEDMDYKEISQVLRIPEGTVKSRISRGRGELARLLQRIES, via the coding sequence ATGGGCGTTCTGCACATGGCGATTCCGACAGTGAGCCGGCACACGGCGCTCAAATCCCCGGCGCGCCGCCTGCCTAGAGTCCCGGCACAGCACGTTGCCACTCCCGACATCCTTCAAGTCCAGCAACAAATCAATCCATCCCCCGCTCCACGCGGTACACTTCTCCCACCGACAAAATCATTTGAGGCGAAGTTGGAGCGTACCCCACAACAGGATGCGGCACAGGAAGCAGCGCAGGAAGCCCTAGCCAAACTGGTGCGCCAGTGCATGGCCGGAGACTCCCAGTCCTGGCAGCAGCTCGTCGCCTCCCAGCATCGCCGTATCTACGCCATCTGCTACCGTTTCACCGGCTCAGGCACCGACGCCGAGGACCTCACCCAGGAGGTCTTTCTCAAGCTCTACAAGAACCTCGCCAGCTTCGATACCCAAAAAGGCAGCTTTCAGACCTGGATCACCACGCTGGCCCGCAATCTCCTGGTGGACCACTTTCGCCGCACCCGCCTCGAGCGCGCCTCCGAGTCCCTCGACGCCACCTTCGACGGCGAAGAGGACAGCCCCACCATGGCCGACCGGCTCGCCGACCCCCGGCCCTCCCAGGAGCATCATGTGGCCGGCCTCGAGCTCAAAGTTCGCGTCCAGAGCGCCCTAAAACAGCTCTCGCCCGAGCTTCGCGAAGCTGTTATTCTGCGCGATCTCGAGGATATGGATTACAAAGAGATATCACAGGTTCTCCGCATACCCGAAGGAACCGTAAAAAGCCGCATCAGTCGCGGTCGCGGGGAACTTGCAAGGCTTCTGCAACGTATAGAAAGTTAG
- a CDS encoding YbjQ family protein: MSTYPPPANSINPAFVTSALELPGYRIVQNLGIVRGIVVRSRNIVATIGAGLQTIVGGDITLFTELCEKTRQDSYAMMSLHAAQLGANAVIAFRYDANELMKGVTEVLAYGTAVVVEKQ; the protein is encoded by the coding sequence ATGTCGACCTACCCGCCGCCCGCAAACTCCATCAACCCGGCCTTCGTCACCTCTGCCCTCGAGCTCCCCGGCTACCGCATCGTCCAGAACCTCGGCATCGTCCGCGGCATCGTCGTCCGCTCGCGCAACATCGTTGCCACGATCGGTGCCGGCCTCCAGACCATCGTCGGCGGCGACATCACTCTCTTCACTGAACTCTGCGAGAAGACCCGCCAGGACTCCTACGCCATGATGAGCCTCCACGCCGCCCAGCTAGGAGCCAACGCCGTCATCGCCTTCCGCTACGACGCCAACGAGCTCATGAAAGGAGTCACCGAAGTCCTCGCCTACGGAACCGCCGTTGTCGTAGAAAAGCAGTAA
- a CDS encoding S10 family peptidase, protein MRFPSLSKFVVFSFLLTSFSALVPLFAAAQAGPDAKPADAKPAATPGISATLPPLPADAHVEQTMQLDGKTLHYTVTVGTLPVRDGKGGLSGEVVYTSYVVEGKDRVVESKDRPVTFAFNGGPGAASVYLNLGAIGPKRVAFGAEGQSPSDPATLTDNPGTWLDFTDLVFIDPIGTGFSRSLVSEEESKKQFYGPDQDIAYLSRNIYDWLVKNGRLQARKYIVGESYGGYRGPRLTAYLQSQTGVAVNGLVLVSPALSPQGGSPDISPIPWMMTLPSIVAANYERQGKLTNENMGEVIDYTRSEYAVDLMKGNSDPAATPRLVKKVTELTGLDPTFVKQSGGRLETQAFLREEFRETGKLGSRYDPNVTAYDPFPYNPTQETQDPILLSIIAPTTTAMVDFVTRTVGWKTDASYNALSFDVNRMWDNSGRNGAFSGSASATDLRVAVATDPKLRVVIAHGWADLSCPFMGSVLTVSQIPPMGDPTRVQVHEYPGGHMYYARPASSLALRKDVMEMVSKH, encoded by the coding sequence ATGCGGTTTCCGTCCCTGTCGAAGTTCGTGGTTTTTTCGTTCCTTCTTACAAGTTTCTCTGCACTGGTTCCTCTTTTCGCGGCTGCACAGGCCGGGCCGGATGCGAAGCCCGCTGACGCGAAGCCTGCGGCTACGCCGGGAATCTCGGCTACGTTGCCTCCTCTTCCGGCGGATGCGCATGTGGAGCAGACCATGCAGCTGGACGGCAAGACGCTGCACTACACCGTGACCGTGGGTACGCTGCCGGTGCGGGATGGCAAGGGCGGGCTGAGCGGCGAGGTGGTTTATACGTCCTATGTTGTTGAGGGCAAGGATCGTGTTGTTGAGAGCAAAGACCGGCCGGTGACGTTTGCATTCAACGGTGGGCCGGGCGCGGCTTCGGTTTATTTGAACCTGGGGGCGATTGGGCCGAAGAGAGTGGCGTTCGGCGCGGAGGGGCAGAGTCCGTCGGATCCGGCGACGCTGACGGACAATCCGGGGACGTGGCTGGACTTTACGGACCTGGTGTTTATCGACCCGATCGGGACGGGTTTTTCGCGTTCGCTGGTGTCGGAGGAGGAGTCGAAGAAGCAGTTTTATGGGCCGGACCAGGACATTGCGTATCTGTCGCGGAACATCTACGACTGGCTGGTGAAGAACGGGCGGCTGCAGGCTCGCAAGTACATTGTGGGCGAGAGCTATGGGGGGTATCGCGGACCGAGGCTGACGGCTTATCTGCAGTCACAGACCGGGGTTGCGGTGAATGGGTTGGTGCTGGTTTCGCCGGCGCTGTCTCCGCAGGGTGGTTCGCCGGATATCTCGCCGATTCCGTGGATGATGACGCTGCCTTCGATCGTGGCGGCGAACTATGAGCGGCAGGGCAAGCTGACGAACGAGAACATGGGCGAGGTGATCGACTACACGCGGAGCGAGTATGCGGTGGACCTGATGAAGGGCAACAGCGATCCGGCGGCGACGCCTCGTCTGGTGAAGAAGGTGACGGAGCTGACGGGACTTGATCCGACGTTTGTGAAGCAGTCGGGTGGGCGGCTGGAGACGCAAGCGTTTTTGCGGGAGGAGTTTCGGGAGACGGGCAAACTGGGCAGCCGGTATGACCCGAACGTGACGGCTTACGATCCGTTTCCTTACAACCCTACGCAGGAGACGCAGGACCCGATTTTGTTGAGTATTATTGCGCCGACGACTACGGCGATGGTGGATTTTGTGACTCGGACGGTTGGTTGGAAGACGGATGCGAGTTACAACGCGCTGTCGTTCGACGTGAACAGGATGTGGGATAACAGCGGGCGTAATGGCGCGTTTTCGGGGTCGGCTTCGGCGACGGATCTGAGGGTTGCGGTGGCTACCGATCCGAAGCTGCGCGTCGTGATTGCGCATGGATGGGCGGATCTATCCTGCCCGTTTATGGGGTCGGTGCTAACGGTGAGCCAGATTCCGCCGATGGGCGATCCGACGCGGGTGCAGGTGCATGAGTATCCCGGGGGGCACATGTACTATGCGCGGCCGGCTAGCTCGCTGGCGCTGCGCAAGGATGTGATGGAGATGGTGTCGAAGCACTGA
- the trpD gene encoding anthranilate phosphoribosyltransferase: MPPQPHLKQILEARSTLTREQARDLMQQILSGQLTDLEIAALLGALAARGETASEIAGFVDVMRTAVTPIPLTDAERKNLVDTCGTGGDASGTFNISTAAALVAAATPDANLMVAKHGNRAITSQTGSADVLEALGIPVDLTPDQAATTLRTHHFAFLHAPSLHPAMKAVMPVRRALGVRTVFNILGPLTNPAGASAQVMGVYSAHLVPIVAEAMCLLGTHHAFVVHGSTLREKGPAGSPDGSLDEISISGPTQLAEVHHGAITIATITPEDLGLQRSPIETLQGGDAQTNAAILTAIFSGEQGPRRDIVLLNAAAVLVAADLALDLPNGIALAAKNIDSGAVTRLIANLRT, translated from the coding sequence AGCCCGCGACCTCATGCAGCAGATCCTCTCCGGCCAGCTCACCGACCTCGAGATCGCCGCCCTCCTCGGAGCTCTCGCAGCCCGCGGCGAAACCGCCTCCGAGATCGCCGGCTTTGTCGACGTCATGCGCACCGCCGTCACCCCCATCCCCCTCACCGACGCCGAGCGGAAGAATCTAGTCGACACCTGCGGCACCGGCGGAGACGCCAGCGGCACCTTCAACATCTCCACCGCCGCCGCCCTCGTCGCCGCCGCCACCCCCGACGCAAACCTGATGGTCGCCAAACACGGCAACCGCGCCATCACCTCGCAGACCGGCTCAGCCGACGTCCTCGAAGCCCTCGGCATCCCCGTCGACCTCACCCCAGACCAAGCCGCGACCACCCTCCGCACCCACCACTTCGCCTTCCTCCACGCTCCCAGCCTGCACCCTGCGATGAAGGCCGTCATGCCCGTCCGCCGCGCCCTCGGAGTCCGCACCGTCTTCAATATCCTCGGCCCCCTCACCAATCCCGCCGGAGCCTCCGCGCAGGTCATGGGCGTCTACTCCGCGCATCTCGTCCCCATCGTCGCCGAAGCCATGTGCCTCCTCGGCACCCATCACGCCTTCGTCGTCCACGGCAGCACCCTCCGCGAAAAGGGTCCTGCCGGGAGCCCAGACGGGAGTTTAGACGAGATCTCCATCAGCGGCCCCACCCAACTAGCCGAAGTCCACCACGGCGCCATCACCATCGCCACCATCACCCCCGAAGACCTCGGCCTCCAGCGCTCCCCCATCGAGACCCTTCAGGGCGGCGACGCGCAGACCAACGCCGCCATCCTCACCGCCATCTTCTCCGGCGAGCAAGGCCCCCGCCGCGACATCGTCCTGCTCAACGCCGCCGCCGTCCTCGTCGCCGCAGACCTCGCCCTCGACCTCCCCAACGGCATCGCCCTCGCCGCCAAAAACATTGACTCAGGAGCCGTTACCAGACTCATCGCCAACCTCCGCACCTGA
- a CDS encoding L-rhamnose mutarotase: MTNPMNPEHPTKQRVCFLLQVKPDRLHEYRRRHAAVWPDMIAALQRTGWHNYSLFLTPSGQLIGYLETNDFQLAQTRMRYEPINALWQSEMKDFFVQTTSKDPDQLMSPLDEVFHID; this comes from the coding sequence ATGACCAACCCTATGAACCCAGAACACCCCACCAAACAAAGAGTCTGCTTCCTCCTCCAGGTAAAGCCCGACCGCCTCCACGAGTACCGCCGCCGCCACGCCGCCGTCTGGCCCGACATGATCGCCGCCCTCCAGCGCACCGGCTGGCACAACTACTCCCTCTTCCTCACGCCCAGCGGCCAGCTCATCGGCTACCTCGAAACCAACGACTTCCAGCTGGCCCAAACCAGAATGCGCTACGAACCCATCAACGCCCTCTGGCAGTCCGAGATGAAGGACTTCTTCGTCCAGACCACCAGCAAAGACCCCGACCAGCTCATGTCCCCCCTCGACGAAGTCTTCCACATCGATTAG
- a CDS encoding class I SAM-dependent methyltransferase has protein sequence MATTQQAAPSGREINPDALNALMGRVVQDMGAAMQAPVILIGDKLGLYRAMGDGEPVTPAELAKKTGTAERYVREWLNANAAGKLVEFDAARGAFFLTPEQALVLALDDTPVHLPGFYHMLASLMKDEEKLTEIYRTGKGMGWHEHEKGLFEGCERFFRPTYLANLVANWIPALEGVEAKLKAGARVADIGCGHGASTLLMAKSYPASKFFGFDYHGPSIEKARAKAEAAGLADRVTFEVASAKAFPGKDYDLVAFFDCLHDMGDPVGAAKHVKTTLAAGGTWMIVEPFANDDAAANHNPVGRIFYSASATVCVPCSLAQEVGLGLGAQAGPTRIEKVVREGGLTHFRKAAETPFNMVFETRG, from the coding sequence ATGGCTACGACACAGCAGGCGGCCCCATCGGGGCGAGAGATCAATCCAGATGCGTTGAATGCGCTTATGGGGCGGGTGGTTCAGGATATGGGTGCGGCGATGCAGGCCCCGGTGATTTTGATTGGGGACAAGCTGGGACTCTATCGCGCGATGGGGGATGGAGAGCCGGTGACTCCGGCGGAGTTGGCGAAGAAGACGGGCACTGCGGAGCGTTATGTGCGCGAGTGGCTGAATGCGAATGCGGCTGGGAAGCTTGTGGAGTTTGACGCTGCCAGGGGCGCGTTCTTTCTGACACCGGAGCAGGCGCTGGTGCTGGCGCTGGACGATACGCCGGTGCATCTACCGGGGTTTTATCACATGCTGGCCTCGCTGATGAAGGATGAAGAGAAGCTGACGGAGATCTATCGCACGGGCAAGGGGATGGGTTGGCACGAGCATGAGAAGGGGCTGTTTGAAGGGTGTGAGCGGTTCTTTCGACCGACCTATCTTGCGAATCTGGTGGCGAACTGGATTCCTGCGCTGGAGGGAGTGGAGGCGAAACTGAAGGCGGGGGCGCGGGTGGCGGATATCGGCTGCGGACATGGAGCTTCGACGCTGCTGATGGCGAAGTCTTATCCGGCTTCGAAGTTCTTCGGGTTTGATTATCATGGGCCGTCGATAGAGAAGGCTCGGGCGAAGGCAGAGGCGGCGGGGCTCGCGGATCGAGTGACGTTTGAGGTGGCTTCTGCGAAGGCTTTTCCGGGGAAGGACTACGACCTGGTGGCTTTCTTCGATTGTTTGCACGACATGGGCGATCCGGTTGGGGCGGCGAAGCATGTGAAGACGACGCTGGCGGCGGGTGGGACGTGGATGATTGTGGAGCCGTTTGCCAATGACGATGCGGCGGCGAATCATAATCCGGTGGGGCGTATCTTCTACTCCGCTTCTGCGACGGTCTGCGTGCCTTGCTCACTGGCGCAGGAGGTTGGGCTGGGACTGGGAGCGCAGGCGGGGCCGACGAGGATCGAGAAGGTGGTGCGGGAGGGAGGGCTTACGCACTTTCGGAAGGCTGCGGAGACGCCGTTCAACATGGTGTTTGAAACGCGAGGTTGA